The following proteins are co-located in the Elusimicrobiota bacterium genome:
- a CDS encoding cytochrome c3 family protein — protein MTSIMRGRLPAALLLSVILSVPAGAVSPEAEGCLACHNDPSIARKPELGRLDASAHGKLECTACHADASEAPHPKRPQAVNCGKCHKEPAAGLRSTHHGQQKLGQGHTLQQVCSICHEKEPHGILPIADPKSRMARANEPETCASCHGGENPVVLDERGRSRVDTYKHTVHGEAQRAGVTGAATCSDCHGEHAIRHSNDPASRVSARNVPDTCGKCHKDEKKAFLSSVHGANLLRGVRDVPSCTDCHGEHMVRRPGQAGAQASVTGTCSSCHASERISSKFGLAADRVSTFMTSYHGLASKLGNTEVADCSSCHGWHDVLPSRDPASRINPRNLARTCGACHPGAGARLAALKVHETLAGTGDASPAANLVRSFYMLMIPLVLLGMFFHNLIDFRRKALAKKPLVPLRDEEEVMLNLDERVQHLLLTGSFTLLAYTGFALKFPDAWWAQPFVHFGGDHARLIAHRGMALLFVALGVYHAGYLSLRKAGRARLLALLPVGRDLLDPVRLIAFNLGVLKEQPRLPRFSYIEKSEYWALVWGSLVMVATGALLISHDFVLAHFPLWVLDVCRVAHYLEAVLACAAIFVWHAYWTVFDPEIYPMNWAWITGKVHRHPPDEPHPAPVAPAPKNDGDAAKKD, from the coding sequence ATGACGAGCATCATGCGCGGACGATTGCCGGCGGCGCTCCTTCTTTCGGTCATCCTGTCCGTGCCCGCCGGCGCCGTCTCGCCGGAGGCCGAGGGCTGCCTCGCCTGCCACAACGACCCTTCGATCGCCCGCAAGCCCGAGTTGGGACGCCTCGACGCCTCCGCCCACGGCAAGCTGGAGTGCACGGCCTGTCACGCCGACGCCTCCGAGGCCCCGCACCCGAAGCGTCCCCAGGCCGTGAACTGCGGGAAGTGCCACAAGGAGCCCGCCGCGGGCCTGCGCTCGACTCATCACGGCCAGCAGAAGCTGGGCCAGGGGCACACCCTCCAGCAGGTCTGCTCGATCTGCCACGAGAAGGAACCCCACGGCATCCTCCCCATCGCCGACCCGAAGTCGCGCATGGCGCGGGCCAACGAGCCCGAGACCTGCGCCTCGTGCCACGGGGGGGAGAACCCCGTCGTCCTCGACGAGCGCGGGCGCTCCCGCGTCGACACCTACAAGCACACCGTGCACGGGGAGGCCCAGCGCGCCGGGGTGACGGGGGCGGCCACCTGCTCGGACTGCCACGGCGAGCACGCCATCCGTCACTCGAACGACCCCGCTTCGCGCGTCTCCGCGCGCAACGTGCCCGATACCTGCGGGAAGTGCCACAAGGACGAGAAGAAGGCCTTCCTCTCCAGCGTCCACGGAGCCAACCTGCTCAGGGGCGTGCGCGACGTCCCCAGCTGCACCGACTGCCACGGCGAGCACATGGTCCGCCGGCCGGGACAGGCGGGCGCTCAGGCCTCGGTGACGGGGACCTGCTCCTCCTGCCACGCTTCCGAGCGCATCTCCTCCAAGTTCGGCCTGGCCGCCGACCGGGTGAGCACCTTCATGACTTCCTATCACGGCCTGGCCTCGAAGCTCGGCAACACCGAGGTGGCCGACTGCTCCTCCTGCCACGGCTGGCACGACGTGCTGCCCTCGCGCGACCCGGCTTCCCGGATCAATCCCAGGAACCTCGCCAGGACCTGCGGCGCCTGCCATCCCGGCGCGGGGGCCCGCCTGGCCGCGCTGAAGGTCCACGAGACCCTCGCGGGCACCGGCGACGCGAGTCCCGCCGCGAACCTCGTGCGCTCCTTCTACATGCTGATGATCCCGCTGGTGCTGCTCGGCATGTTCTTCCACAACCTCATCGATTTCCGGCGCAAGGCGCTCGCGAAGAAGCCGCTCGTGCCGCTGCGCGACGAAGAGGAGGTCATGCTGAACCTCGACGAGAGGGTCCAGCATCTGCTCCTCACCGGCTCCTTCACGCTCCTCGCCTACACCGGCTTCGCGCTCAAGTTCCCGGACGCCTGGTGGGCGCAGCCCTTCGTCCACTTCGGCGGCGACCACGCGCGCCTCATCGCCCATCGGGGCATGGCCCTGCTCTTCGTCGCGCTCGGGGTGTACCATGCCGGCTACCTGAGCCTGCGCAAGGCCGGCCGGGCCCGCCTGCTCGCGCTGCTCCCGGTCGGGCGCGACCTCCTCGACCCGGTGCGCCTCATCGCCTTCAACCTCGGGGTGCTCAAGGAACAGCCGAGGCTCCCGCGCTTCTCCTACATCGAGAAGTCGGAGTACTGGGCGCTGGTCTGGGGCTCGCTGGTCATGGTGGCGACCGGGGCCCTGCTCATCTCCCACGACTTCGTGCTCGCGCACTTCCCGCTCTGGGTGCTCGACGTCTGCCGCGTCGCGCACTACCTCGAGGCCGTGCTCGCCTGCGCCGCCATCTTCGTCTGGCACGCCTACTGGACGGTCTTCGACCCCGAGATCTACCCGATGAACTGGGCCTGGATCACGGGGAAGGTCCACCGCCATCCACCGGATGAGCCGCACCCGGCGCCGGTCGCGCCCGCCCCGAAGAACGACGGGGACGCAGCGAAGAAGGATTAG
- a CDS encoding c-type cytochrome, translating to MRTLALVLLASLTAPAFAADAANGKKLFDAKCATCHGKDGKGSPAMQKMLKVGAAALDVTKAKDFAAVTENGRGKMPAYKGKLSSAEIADLQAHIGPKTAPKAEAKAPEAAADSAPAAVPAAGSGEGKKLYDAKCASCHGKDGKGSAAMAKVLKTDAAGLDMLDAASLGEKDEQWLEVTKKGAGKMPAYGAKLSDAEIMGILSHVRGLAPKTEGK from the coding sequence ATGCGCACCCTGGCACTCGTACTGCTCGCATCGCTCACCGCACCCGCTTTCGCCGCCGACGCGGCCAACGGCAAGAAGCTCTTCGACGCCAAGTGCGCCACCTGCCACGGCAAGGACGGCAAGGGCAGCCCGGCGATGCAGAAGATGCTCAAGGTGGGCGCCGCCGCCCTCGACGTGACCAAGGCGAAGGACTTCGCCGCGGTGACGGAGAACGGCCGGGGCAAGATGCCCGCGTACAAGGGGAAGCTGAGCTCCGCCGAGATCGCCGACCTCCAGGCCCACATCGGGCCGAAGACGGCCCCCAAGGCCGAGGCGAAGGCCCCGGAAGCGGCGGCCGACAGCGCGCCCGCGGCGGTCCCCGCCGCCGGAAGCGGCGAAGGCAAGAAGCTCTACGACGCCAAGTGCGCGTCCTGCCACGGCAAGGACGGCAAGGGCAGCGCCGCGATGGCCAAGGTCCTGAAGACGGACGCCGCGGGACTCGACATGCTGGACGCGGCCTCTTTGGGCGAGAAGGACGAGCAGTGGCTCGAGGTGACGAAGAAGGGGGCCGGGAAGATGCCGGCCTACGGCGCCAAACTCTCCGACGCCGAGATCATGGGCATCCTCAGCCACGTCCGCGGCCTCGCGCCCAAGACGGAAGGGAAGTAA
- a CDS encoding DmsE family decaheme c-type cytochrome produces the protein MSPKKPFSPERLLAAFAAALCLSGYAYAAEVAKAEAPKSAPAAKSDLVGSEACLACHADRAEYKKTTHGKAWASVKKIGSEQACETCHGAGSQHAAAAGDRNNPGFSTIKSGKELAADDGSCLSCHKQKNLMMWGTSAHKQNGVSCAKCHSMHDGEGRKMLAKGATEGCVKCHAKQRADMRLPSHHPVPEGKMSCTSCHNPHGGIEGNLKADSGEELCAKCHSEKVGPFAFPHAPIEEGCGSCHVVHGSVNERLLKQQQQYLCVGCHVKVHSQTTKDRILGKSRCTDCHQEIHGSDRSATFKH, from the coding sequence ATGAGCCCCAAGAAACCGTTCTCGCCTGAGCGCCTCCTCGCGGCCTTCGCCGCGGCGCTGTGCCTCTCGGGCTATGCGTACGCCGCGGAAGTCGCCAAGGCCGAGGCGCCGAAGAGCGCGCCCGCGGCCAAGTCCGATCTCGTCGGCTCCGAGGCCTGCCTCGCCTGCCACGCGGACCGCGCGGAGTACAAGAAGACGACGCACGGCAAGGCCTGGGCCTCCGTCAAGAAGATCGGCTCCGAGCAGGCCTGCGAGACCTGCCACGGCGCCGGCTCCCAGCACGCCGCCGCCGCCGGCGACCGGAACAACCCCGGCTTCTCCACCATCAAGAGCGGCAAGGAGCTCGCCGCCGACGACGGGAGCTGCCTCTCCTGCCACAAGCAGAAGAACCTCATGATGTGGGGCACGAGCGCGCACAAGCAGAACGGCGTCTCCTGCGCGAAGTGCCACAGCATGCACGACGGCGAGGGCCGCAAGATGCTCGCCAAGGGCGCGACCGAAGGCTGCGTGAAATGCCACGCGAAGCAGCGCGCCGACATGCGCCTCCCTTCCCACCACCCGGTGCCGGAGGGCAAGATGTCCTGCACCTCCTGCCACAACCCGCACGGCGGCATCGAGGGGAACCTCAAGGCCGACTCGGGCGAGGAGCTCTGCGCGAAGTGCCACTCCGAGAAGGTCGGTCCCTTCGCGTTCCCGCACGCGCCGATCGAGGAAGGCTGCGGCAGCTGCCACGTCGTGCACGGCTCGGTCAACGAGCGGCTCCTCAAGCAGCAGCAGCAGTATCTCTGCGTGGGCTGCCACGTGAAGGTGCACTCCCAGACCACGAAGGACCGCATCCTGGGCAAGTCCCGCTGCACGGACTGCCATCAGGAGATCCACGGTTCCGACCGGTCCGCGACCTTCAAGCACTGA
- the hemA gene encoding glutamyl-tRNA reductase has protein sequence MSAEPLFVVGLSYLSAHAGDRERAAVPAAELSAALEALRGLALRETVVLSTCSRVEVYGLGADAGAAGRVREWFRARVGEKIASMLYEKRGDEAVAHLFRVAAGLDSWIVGETEILAQVKTAYQSAFALKATGPVLNRVFQTALSAGKAVRAGTGIQNGIHSIGGAAALLVSRIFKGGTDGETLVFGAGQAAEAVVRHLSAKEFKRVSVANRTLEKAEALAAELGGTAVCFDEGFRLLERVEAVVFSVSTPEPLLDAERLAPLLAKRERPLFIVDLGLPRNVHARCSELPGVYLYDLDHLEGVVRESMERKAAEKGRAEVLAAAAVEKCVAELEKADRASASRRRTQEKKDEPQETVLA, from the coding sequence GTGAGCGCGGAACCCCTCTTCGTCGTCGGTCTGAGCTACTTGAGCGCGCACGCGGGCGACCGCGAGCGCGCCGCGGTCCCCGCCGCGGAGCTCTCCGCCGCGCTCGAGGCCCTGCGCGGCCTCGCCCTGCGCGAGACCGTCGTGCTCTCCACCTGCAGCCGCGTCGAGGTCTACGGCCTCGGCGCCGACGCCGGCGCGGCCGGGCGCGTGCGGGAATGGTTCCGCGCGCGCGTGGGAGAGAAGATCGCCTCGATGCTCTACGAGAAGCGAGGCGACGAGGCCGTCGCCCACCTCTTCCGCGTCGCCGCCGGCCTCGACTCCTGGATCGTGGGGGAGACGGAGATCCTCGCGCAGGTGAAGACGGCCTACCAGTCCGCCTTCGCGCTGAAGGCGACCGGCCCCGTCCTCAACCGCGTCTTCCAGACCGCGCTGAGCGCCGGCAAGGCCGTGCGCGCGGGGACCGGCATCCAGAACGGCATCCACTCCATCGGCGGCGCCGCCGCCCTGCTCGTCAGCCGCATCTTCAAAGGCGGCACCGACGGGGAGACCCTCGTCTTCGGCGCCGGCCAGGCGGCCGAGGCCGTCGTTCGGCACCTCTCGGCGAAGGAGTTCAAGCGGGTCTCCGTCGCGAACCGCACCCTCGAGAAGGCGGAGGCGCTCGCCGCCGAGCTCGGCGGGACCGCGGTCTGCTTCGACGAGGGCTTCCGCCTCCTCGAGCGCGTCGAAGCCGTCGTCTTCTCGGTCTCCACCCCCGAACCCCTGCTCGACGCCGAGCGGCTCGCTCCCCTGCTCGCGAAGCGCGAGCGGCCCCTTTTCATCGTCGACCTCGGACTGCCGCGCAACGTCCACGCGCGCTGCTCCGAGCTGCCGGGCGTCTACCTGTACGACCTCGACCACCTCGAAGGGGTGGTTCGCGAGAGCATGGAGCGCAAGGCCGCCGAGAAGGGCCGCGCCGAAGTCCTCGCCGCCGCCGCCGTCGAGAAGTGCGTCGCCGAACTGGAGAAGGCGGACCGCGCGTCCGCCTCCCGCCGCCGGACCCAGGAGAAGAAAGATGAGCCCCAAGAAACCGTTCTCGCCTGA
- a CDS encoding MerR family transcriptional regulator gives MKEPSCKASPCADDTGSEPVYTIGIAARMLKVCPATLRIWERKGLVKPSRLGKNRFYSNRDVERLRMIRYLIQEKGLNIEGVKAVLEMKHCWEIRKCSSSDRAHCPVYQQVASA, from the coding sequence ATGAAGGAACCTTCCTGCAAGGCCTCTCCCTGCGCGGACGACACCGGCAGCGAGCCGGTCTACACCATCGGCATCGCCGCGCGCATGCTCAAGGTCTGTCCCGCCACCCTGCGCATCTGGGAGCGGAAAGGACTGGTCAAGCCCTCACGCCTGGGCAAGAACCGCTTCTACTCCAATCGTGACGTCGAGCGTCTTCGGATGATCCGCTACCTCATTCAGGAAAAGGGGCTGAACATCGAGGGCGTCAAGGCTGTTCTCGAGATGAAGCACTGCTGGGAGATCCGCAAGTGTTCTTCATCCGACCGGGCGCACTGTCCGGTGTATCAGCAAGTCGCGAGCGCTTGA
- the ccsA gene encoding cytochrome c biogenesis protein CcsA, whose protein sequence is MKLPRAQVSWLVPAFCALWLAASLAPERPRGGFDLAEVGRLGVLHEGRVKPLDTVARSALLMLRGKQTFHDGTRRESALEWLLDVMARPARADAQAVFVVDDPDVLGMLDLEPQGRYYSYAQLRPGEGLVAAQAERVEPVEPGRRSRFQSAVLALDQRLRLYRGLQNTLLPAGTEDFPRELAAWSRDLSAARGVMAAHRSGRDLGRRAMEPIARRFGTFQLLEQSAVFRPLPPEPGEGAGAWKSFGEALLGSFETGRLPEGVPAYAELLQAWRARDAGAFAGALKVLPRASSEASLGAGREAAFNRWEPFYKGMVLYVLALLLACASWLLWHEELRRAAWWTLLLALGVHTAGLLFRVLIQGRPPVTNLYSSAVFVGWGAAAAGAVLERLHRRGAAAAVSAAIGFVTLLVAHHLAAGGDTMEAMRAVLDSNFWLATHVVTITIGYSGNYLAGLLAHVFILRGLLDRSFGDEDARALARMTYGTICFSLFFTFLGTVLGGIWADQSWGRFWGWDPKENGALLLVLWGAFILHARSAGTVRARTLGTLSIPQSAARAEYGLRARGMMVCAVLGVVLTSFSWFGVNMLGVGLHSYGFMERAFLWLAGFSALEFAVAAAGLLPSGSWRSRSAFHQEA, encoded by the coding sequence ATGAAGCTTCCCCGCGCGCAGGTCTCCTGGCTGGTCCCCGCGTTCTGCGCGCTCTGGCTCGCGGCGTCCCTGGCGCCGGAGCGCCCGCGCGGAGGCTTCGACCTCGCGGAGGTCGGCCGCCTGGGCGTCCTCCACGAGGGGCGCGTGAAGCCGCTCGACACCGTGGCCCGCTCCGCGCTGCTCATGCTGAGGGGGAAGCAGACCTTCCATGACGGGACGCGGAGGGAGTCGGCGCTCGAGTGGCTGCTCGACGTCATGGCGCGGCCCGCGCGCGCCGACGCGCAGGCCGTCTTCGTCGTCGACGACCCCGACGTGCTGGGCATGCTGGACCTCGAACCCCAAGGCCGCTACTACTCCTACGCCCAGCTGCGTCCCGGCGAGGGCCTCGTCGCCGCGCAGGCCGAGCGCGTCGAGCCCGTGGAGCCCGGGCGCCGCTCGCGCTTCCAGTCCGCGGTCCTCGCGCTCGACCAGCGCCTGCGCCTCTACCGCGGCCTTCAGAACACCCTTCTGCCGGCCGGGACCGAGGATTTCCCGCGCGAGCTCGCGGCGTGGAGCCGGGACCTCTCCGCGGCCCGCGGCGTCATGGCCGCGCATCGGAGCGGCCGGGACCTCGGGCGGCGCGCCATGGAGCCCATCGCCCGCCGCTTCGGGACCTTCCAGCTCCTCGAGCAGTCCGCCGTCTTCAGGCCCCTCCCTCCCGAACCGGGGGAGGGGGCAGGGGCCTGGAAGAGCTTCGGAGAGGCGCTGCTGGGATCTTTCGAGACCGGGAGACTCCCGGAGGGAGTCCCCGCATACGCGGAGCTGCTCCAGGCCTGGCGTGCGCGCGACGCCGGCGCCTTCGCCGGGGCGTTGAAGGTCCTTCCTCGCGCGTCCTCGGAGGCGTCGCTCGGGGCCGGAAGGGAGGCGGCGTTCAACCGCTGGGAGCCCTTCTATAAGGGGATGGTCCTCTATGTGCTCGCGCTCCTGCTCGCCTGCGCCTCCTGGCTCCTCTGGCACGAGGAGCTCCGGCGCGCCGCGTGGTGGACGCTCCTGCTCGCCCTCGGCGTGCACACGGCCGGGCTGCTCTTCCGCGTCCTCATCCAGGGGCGGCCGCCCGTCACCAACCTCTACTCCTCCGCGGTCTTCGTCGGCTGGGGCGCGGCCGCGGCGGGCGCCGTCCTGGAACGCCTGCACCGTCGGGGCGCGGCGGCCGCCGTCTCGGCCGCGATCGGCTTCGTCACCCTTCTCGTCGCCCATCACCTGGCGGCCGGAGGGGACACGATGGAGGCGATGCGCGCGGTGTTGGACTCGAACTTCTGGCTGGCGACCCACGTGGTGACGATCACCATCGGCTACAGCGGGAATTACCTCGCCGGCCTGCTCGCCCACGTCTTCATCCTGCGCGGACTCCTCGACCGCTCCTTCGGCGACGAAGACGCCCGCGCGCTCGCGCGCATGACCTACGGCACGATCTGCTTCTCCCTCTTCTTCACCTTCCTCGGCACCGTCCTCGGCGGGATCTGGGCCGACCAGAGCTGGGGCCGCTTCTGGGGCTGGGACCCCAAGGAGAACGGCGCCCTTCTGCTCGTGCTCTGGGGGGCGTTCATCCTGCACGCCCGCAGCGCCGGGACCGTGAGGGCCCGCACCCTGGGGACCCTGTCGATACCCCAGAGTGCGGCGCGAGCGGAGTACGGACTGCGCGCGCGCGGCATGATGGTCTGCGCCGTGCTCGGGGTCGTTCTGACGAGCTTCTCCTGGTTCGGCGTGAACATGCTCGGGGTCGGCCTGCACTCCTACGGCTTCATGGAGCGGGCCTTCCTCTGGCTCGCGGGCTTCTCCGCGCTCGAGTTCGCGGTGGCCGCCGCGGGTCTCCTGCCTTCCGGGAGCTGGCGTTCCCGGTCCGCGTTCCATCAGGAAGCGTAG
- a CDS encoding cytochrome c biogenesis protein ResB, with product MTRKVLRAVSDMRVTMACTLLLMVVVLFCTFAQTRVGVYAAVSENIRSFFIWWSPHGTGFRIPVFPGGALIGVVYLANLLASFFVRLPLEPRRSGLWLVHLGIALLVAGEFVAGAFSVEARMALRVGETRAYAEADRRSELAVLDSSDPAFDRVLAFDEALLARGGELRRARWPFSLRVLRWEPNAGLEPFFTGVLSPAVTQGKGRTLAVRPLPRARSDEASDEPAAWVEVLSGGRSLGVWLLSRGLEEQSFSVEGRDYRFLLREKRLALPFSLTLLEFRRETYPGSDIPKSFASSLRLHDPGEGADRDALVSMNNPLRHRGLSFYQASYGEEDRLSVLQVVRNPGRLLPYLACVLAGFGLLLHFGWLLLFPRRAA from the coding sequence ATGACGAGGAAGGTCCTGCGCGCCGTCTCCGACATGCGGGTCACGATGGCCTGCACCCTGCTGCTCATGGTCGTCGTGCTCTTCTGCACCTTCGCCCAGACCCGGGTCGGCGTCTACGCGGCGGTCTCCGAGAACATCCGCTCGTTCTTCATCTGGTGGAGCCCGCACGGCACCGGTTTCCGGATCCCGGTGTTCCCCGGCGGCGCCCTCATCGGCGTGGTCTACCTCGCGAACCTGCTCGCGAGCTTCTTCGTCCGACTTCCGCTGGAGCCGCGGCGCTCCGGGCTCTGGCTCGTGCACCTCGGCATCGCCCTGCTGGTCGCCGGCGAGTTCGTGGCCGGAGCCTTCTCGGTCGAGGCGCGCATGGCGCTGCGCGTCGGCGAGACCCGGGCGTACGCCGAGGCCGACCGGCGCAGCGAGCTCGCGGTGCTCGATTCCTCCGACCCCGCCTTCGACCGCGTCCTCGCCTTCGACGAAGCCCTCCTCGCGCGCGGCGGCGAGCTCCGCCGCGCGCGCTGGCCGTTCTCGCTGCGCGTCCTGCGCTGGGAGCCGAACGCGGGCCTCGAGCCTTTCTTCACCGGCGTCCTGTCCCCGGCCGTGACCCAGGGGAAGGGCCGGACCCTCGCCGTCCGCCCTCTGCCGCGCGCCCGCTCCGACGAAGCCTCCGACGAGCCCGCCGCCTGGGTGGAGGTCCTCTCCGGGGGGCGGTCCCTCGGCGTCTGGCTCCTCTCCCGCGGTCTGGAGGAGCAGTCCTTCTCCGTCGAGGGCCGCGACTACCGCTTCCTCCTCCGGGAGAAGCGGCTCGCGCTGCCGTTCTCGCTCACTCTGCTCGAGTTCCGGCGCGAGACGTATCCCGGCAGCGACATCCCGAAGAGCTTCGCGAGCTCCCTGCGCCTTCACGACCCGGGCGAGGGCGCCGACCGCGACGCGCTCGTCTCCATGAACAACCCTCTGCGCCACCGGGGCCTCTCCTTCTATCAGGCGAGCTACGGCGAGGAGGACCGGCTCTCGGTGCTCCAGGTCGTCCGGAATCCGGGGCGGCTCCTCCCGTACCTCGCCTGCGTCCTGGCCGGTTTCGGGCTCCTGCTCCACTTCGGCTGGCTGCTCCTCTTCCCGCGGAGGGCCGCATGA